The following are encoded in a window of Candidatus Methylomirabilis limnetica genomic DNA:
- a CDS encoding DUF3300 domain-containing protein, with product MWQFKYRAYLWAVMSLTVACLVPVSALAQVTPGASASAPASAPRLSAAALEKLVGPVALYPDDLLAILLPASTRPLDIVKAQRFIEKHKKETNLKPDPSLPEPTRNLLNYPEVVKKMSDDLDWTERLGQAVVGQQKDVMSAIQAFRRKVYSAGNLKTDDKQIIVVEKEVIKVVQANPQIIYVPQYQPSVVVVAQSAPVVVYYPTPYPVYYYGAPTAYVVGWSSYAIYGGYNVEDLQEERMDYANEAREDRQAHRKEMQEGRQEQRGEAQTKKQEGANKAQTQPSQTLRQQVQTQQTAASPQGQRQGAAATNQPSGQAWRPQQQGQVASAQGTRPGDSVSSRGGGGDGAFGGSGSNASMASASQRGSESRFGGGGGGGGGWSGGGGGWSGGRGGGGGGGGGRGGGGGGRR from the coding sequence ATGTGGCAATTCAAATATCGAGCGTACCTTTGGGCCGTAATGTCGCTCACAGTGGCCTGTCTTGTACCAGTGAGCGCCCTCGCCCAAGTCACGCCTGGAGCCTCTGCGAGCGCACCAGCCTCGGCGCCTCGGCTGTCTGCTGCTGCGCTGGAGAAGCTGGTCGGACCGGTCGCGCTCTACCCCGATGATCTGCTCGCGATCCTGCTGCCGGCATCCACGAGGCCGCTGGACATCGTCAAGGCGCAGCGCTTCATCGAGAAGCACAAGAAAGAGACGAATCTCAAACCTGACCCGAGCCTGCCCGAGCCGACGCGTAACCTTTTGAACTACCCCGAGGTCGTCAAAAAGATGAGCGACGATCTCGACTGGACGGAGCGACTCGGCCAAGCTGTCGTGGGCCAGCAAAAGGACGTAATGAGCGCGATCCAGGCTTTCCGGCGGAAGGTGTACTCGGCAGGTAACCTCAAGACCGACGATAAGCAGATCATAGTGGTCGAGAAGGAAGTCATCAAGGTGGTGCAGGCCAATCCCCAGATCATCTACGTGCCGCAGTACCAGCCGTCCGTCGTCGTAGTCGCCCAGTCCGCACCGGTGGTTGTCTACTATCCTACGCCCTACCCGGTCTACTACTACGGCGCACCGACTGCGTACGTGGTCGGTTGGAGTTCCTACGCGATCTACGGCGGTTACAACGTCGAAGATCTGCAAGAGGAGCGGATGGATTACGCCAACGAGGCTCGCGAAGACAGGCAGGCACACCGAAAGGAGATGCAGGAGGGGCGGCAGGAACAGCGTGGTGAGGCCCAGACCAAAAAACAGGAAGGAGCGAACAAAGCTCAGACCCAACCGAGCCAGACCTTGCGGCAGCAAGTCCAGACGCAGCAGACGGCTGCCTCCCCGCAGGGGCAGCGCCAGGGGGCGGCGGCCACCAACCAGCCGAGCGGCCAGGCCTGGCGCCCGCAGCAGCAGGGGCAAGTCGCGAGCGCCCAGGGGACAAGGCCCGGCGACTCAGTATCCTCGCGCGGGGGCGGCGGCGATGGCGCGTTCGGAGGAAGCGGCTCGAATGCGAGCATGGCAAGCGCGAGCCAGCGTGGATCCGAGAGCCGGTTCGGCGGTGGCGGTGGTGGTGGCGGCGGCTGGAGCGGTGGCGGTGGCGGCTGGAGCGGCGGGCGAGGCGGTGGTGGCGGTGGTGGTGGCGGGCGAGGCGGTGGCGGTGGCGGGCGGCGATAG
- a CDS encoding DUF2950 domain-containing protein, which produces MRHIEQMIVRGLLVAAAFMFSATPASAQTPGGQRLFDSPKAGAKALVEAARANDEQALVEIFGTKHRDLVLTVDKTRDRENRARFAKFADEYQLLRPEDDGSVTLVIGYEARPFPMPLVKEGSTWRFDTDAGREELLSRLIGANELEAIGTLRAYVSAQLQYASKPRDGTNVRQFARKIRSSPGKHDGLYWDADPAKGEDLSPIGPMIHDAKGHQSGDPYNGYYFKILTRQGPTAPAGRYDYIINGRMIAGFAMVAFPADYGHTGIKTFIVNHYGDVYEKDLGPKTAGIAAAMPEYNYDPAWTEVTE; this is translated from the coding sequence ATGAGACACATTGAGCAGATGATCGTAAGGGGCCTACTCGTCGCGGCAGCGTTCATGTTCTCGGCGACGCCTGCCTCCGCACAGACGCCAGGAGGGCAGCGCCTTTTCGACTCGCCTAAAGCAGGAGCGAAGGCGCTGGTCGAGGCCGCGAGAGCGAACGACGAGCAGGCGCTGGTCGAAATCTTCGGTACAAAGCACCGCGACCTAGTTCTCACGGTGGACAAGACCCGCGACCGTGAAAATCGTGCGCGATTCGCTAAGTTCGCCGACGAGTACCAGTTGCTGAGGCCCGAGGACGACGGAAGCGTGACGCTCGTGATTGGTTACGAAGCCCGGCCATTTCCTATGCCGCTGGTGAAGGAGGGATCGACATGGCGCTTCGACACCGACGCCGGCCGGGAGGAACTGCTCAGCCGGCTCATCGGTGCCAACGAGCTGGAGGCCATCGGGACACTGCGGGCCTATGTCAGCGCACAGCTACAGTATGCCTCGAAGCCGCGCGACGGAACCAATGTGCGGCAGTTCGCCCGGAAGATCCGCAGCTCTCCGGGCAAACACGATGGTCTCTACTGGGATGCCGACCCCGCGAAGGGCGAGGATCTGAGCCCGATCGGCCCTATGATTCACGACGCCAAAGGTCACCAGTCCGGTGACCCCTACAACGGCTACTACTTCAAGATCCTCACGCGTCAGGGGCCGACGGCGCCGGCGGGCCGCTACGACTACATCATCAATGGCCGCATGATTGCCGGCTTTGCGATGGTGGCCTTCCCTGCCGATTACGGCCATACCGGCATCAAGACCTTCATTGTGAACCACTACGGCGACGTCTACGAGAAGGACCTCGGCCCGAAGACCGCGGGCATCGCGGCCGCGATGCCCGAGTATAACTACGACCCAGCGTGGACCGAGGTGACGGAGTAG
- a CDS encoding YSC84-related protein, producing MSTYGRIVGTAIIVAMAAAALLRPHPVMAASAAEINRDADAALKTLYDSEPVAKDLAAKAKGILVFPSIIKAGFIVGGHYGEGVLRKGDKAVGYYNTVAASYGLQAGAQTFGYALMFMDDASLKYLDESHGWEVGAGPSIVIVDQGIAKSLTTTTVQKGVYAFFFAQKGLMAGLGLQGSKISKINK from the coding sequence ATGTCTACATACGGTCGAATTGTAGGAACCGCGATCATTGTCGCGATGGCGGCTGCGGCCCTGCTGCGCCCGCACCCGGTCATGGCGGCGTCTGCGGCCGAGATCAATCGTGACGCCGATGCTGCCTTGAAGACCCTGTACGACAGCGAGCCCGTGGCCAAGGATCTTGCGGCGAAGGCCAAAGGTATCCTCGTCTTCCCGAGTATCATTAAGGCCGGGTTCATCGTCGGCGGACACTACGGCGAGGGCGTCCTGCGCAAGGGCGACAAGGCGGTCGGCTACTACAATACGGTCGCCGCCTCGTACGGCCTGCAGGCCGGCGCACAGACGTTCGGGTACGCGCTGATGTTCATGGACGATGCGTCGCTCAAGTATCTGGACGAGAGCCACGGCTGGGAGGTCGGCGCCGGCCCGAGTATCGTGATCGTGGACCAAGGCATTGCCAAGTCGCTGACGACTACAACGGTTCAGAAGGGGGTCTACGCGTTCTTTTTCGCCCAGAAGGGGCTGATGGCGGGGCTCGGCCTGCAGGGCTCGAAGATCAGCAAGATCAATAAGTAA
- a CDS encoding endonuclease domain-containing protein, giving the protein MGTLAFQHALPPSFQRRGSGGGSLLTQHFNKRSELSKRKALRNNATDGESRLWHHLRGKQFSTKFRRQYSVDAYVLDFYAPRSKIAIEVDGDSHFFPEAMEYDRERTTYLERFGIEVLRFTNLEIFENLEGVLTSIEQAVARRKATSPEPPPS; this is encoded by the coding sequence GTGGGTACCCTGGCCTTCCAGCATGCACTTCCCCCATCCTTTCAAAGGAGGGGGTCAGGGGGAGGTAGCCTTCTGACCCAGCACTTCAACAAGCGCAGCGAACTCAGCAAACGCAAAGCCCTGCGGAACAACGCGACAGACGGCGAAAGCAGGCTCTGGCACCACCTCAGAGGCAAGCAATTCAGCACGAAGTTCCGCAGGCAGTATAGCGTCGATGCCTACGTCCTTGACTTCTACGCTCCACGGTCGAAGATCGCGATCGAGGTCGATGGGGACTCGCACTTCTTTCCGGAAGCGATGGAGTATGACCGGGAGCGCACGACCTACCTGGAGCGCTTCGGGATCGAGGTCCTTCGGTTCACGAACCTGGAGATCTTTGAGAATCTCGAAGGAGTCCTGACCAGCATTGAACAAGCCGTAGCCCGTAGGAAAGCAACCTCCCCCGAACCCCCTCCTTCGTAA